A portion of the Etheostoma cragini isolate CJK2018 chromosome 13, CSU_Ecrag_1.0, whole genome shotgun sequence genome contains these proteins:
- the rab38c gene encoding ras-related protein Rab-38, whose translation MQQELLFKVLVIGDLGVGKTSIIKRYVHQIFSQHYRATIGVDFALKALQWDTDTVIRLQLWDIAGQERYGNMTRVYYREAVGALVVFDVTRASTFDAVLKWKDDLDSKVTLNYGRPVPAVLLANKSDQLGSQQPKLDSFCRENGFVGWFETSAKENANIEEAVRCLVEHILNNEESPVVERDPSSLVLSGHANSTKDNSNCSSCVKW comes from the exons ATGCAGCAGGAGCTTTTGTTCAAAGTCCTGGTCATCGGGGACTTGGGAGTCGGAAAAACGTCCATCATCAAGCGGTACGTGCATCAGATCTTCTCCCAGCACTACCGAGCCACCATCGGAGTGGACTTCGCCCTTAAGGCGCTGCAGTGGGACACTGACACTGTGATCCGGCTACAGCTGTGGGACATAGCAG GACAGGAGCGGTATGGGAACATGACTCGTGTATATTACCGGGAGGCGGTGGGAGCGTTGGTCGTGTTTGACGTGACAAGGGCCTCCACTTTTGACGCTGTGCTGAAGTGGAAGGATGACTTGGATTCCAAG GTGACCCTGAACTACGGGAGGCCAGTTCCAGCTGTACTCCTGGCCAATAAGTCCGACCAGCTGGGTTCCCAGCAGCCCAAACTCGACTCCTTCTGCAGGGAGAACGGCTTTGTAGGCTGGTTCGAGACCTCTGCAAAG GAAAACGCAAACATCGAGGAGGCAGTGCGCTGCTTGGTGGAGCACATTCTGAACAACGAGGAGAGCCCGGTGGTAGAGCGAGACCCCAGCTCCCTCGTCCTGTCTGGACACGCTAACTCCACAAAGGATAATTCCAACTGTTCGTCATGTGTGAAATGGTAA
- the LOC117956152 gene encoding ras-related protein Rab-39B-like, with translation METIWLYQFRLIVIGDSTVGKSCLIRRFTEGRFAQVSDPTVGVDFFSRLVEIEPGKRIKLQIWDTAGQERFRSITRAYYRNSVGGLLLFDITNRRSFQNVHNWLEEAQSHVQPHNIVFLLVGHKCDLEAQRQVTQQEAEKMAGVYGMRYVETSARESINVEKAFVDLTRDIFELVRSGDIKIQDGWEGVKSGFVPNIVHSSEEVTKGSRKCFC, from the exons ATGGAGACGATATGGCTTTATCAGTTTCGCCTGATCGTCATTGGAGACTCCACGGTCGGCAAGTCTTGTCTGATCCGAAGGTTTACTGAGGGCCGCTTCGCCCAGGTTTCAGACCCCACGGTGGGGGTGGACTTCTTCTCCCGCCTGGTGGAGATTGAGCCGGGCAAAAGAATCAAACTTCAGATCTGGGACACTGCGGGACAGGAGAGATTCAG GTCCATCACCAGAGCTTACTATCGTAACTCAGTGGGCGGGCTCTTACTCTTTGACATCACAAACCGGCGTTCCTTCCAGAACGTCCATAACTGGCTGGAAGAGGCCCAGAGTCACGTCCAGCCACACAACATTGTCTTCCTGCTGGTCGGTCACAAGTGTGACCTAGAGGCCCAGCGCCAGGTGACCCAGCAGGAGGCAGAGAAGATGGCAGGGGTCTACGGCATGCGCTACGTGGAGACCTCGGCCCGAGAATCAATCAATGTTGAGAAG gCGTTTGtggatctgacaagagacatcTTTGAACTGGTACGGAGCGGGGACATCAAGATCCAGGATGGCTGGGAGGGCGTCAAGAGTGGATTTGTTCCCAACATCGTCCACTCCTCTGAGGAGGTTACCAAGGGCAGCAGGAAGTGCTTCTGCTGA
- the slc7a3a gene encoding cationic amino acid transporter 3a, whose translation MANKLSNFGKILLRRRALDCSGEETRFARCLSTLDLIALGVGSTLGAGVYILAGEVAREKAGPAIVLCFLIAALSSMLAGLCYAEFGARVPKTGSAYLYSYVTVGEIMAFITGWNLILSYVIGTASVARAWSSTFDSLVEQKISDFFKASMTMEVPGQVLAKYPDLFALILVLLLTGLLAFGVNESALVNKIFTGINLVVLGFVIISGFVKGDTANWNLTKEDYESFINGINSTNGTNSSRLTKVEEEFGVGGFAPFGLTGILSGAATCFYAFVGFDCIATTSEEAKNPMRSIPVGIVASLLICFFAYFGVSAALTLMMPYYQLNSQSPLPEAFSYVGWAPARYIVAVGSLCALSTSLLGSMFPMPRVIYAMAEDGLLFRILSRIDARTKTPLLATIASGVVAALMAFLFDLAALVDLMSIGTLLAYSLVAICVLILRYQPGSLTSSSQMEKLVELVEGEKVAVRGGDSGDEYGMETEERPLREAFSAKLLFCPSGKNPTQTSGNIVYATTAIISVFITVLCIILANCLTMLQAGHPAVVVPCVILTLLCIVCLIIICRQPESKEALNFKVPLLPWLPLFSVFVNLYLMMQLDRGTWCRFAVWMLIGFAIYFLYGIRNSSEAAKRSSPRKYEPALQTKSPIYKGAPNDSDVEVGSSP comes from the exons ATGGCAAACAAGCTGTCCAACTTTGGAAAAATCCTGCTGCGTCGCCGGGCATTAGACTGCTCTGGTGAAGAGACCCGATTCGCCCGCTGCCTGTCCACCCTGGACCTCATTGCTTTGGGGGTGGGCTCCACACTCGGCGCCGGTGTCTACATCCTCGCTGGCGAGGTTGCCCGTGAAAAGGCAGGACCTGCTATTGTCCTCTGCTTCCTCATCGCTGCTCTGTCCTCTATGTTGGCCGGCCTGTGCTACGCTGAATTTGGCGCCCGTGTTCCCAAAACAGGTTCCGCATACCTGTACAGCTATGTGACCGTTGGCGAAATCATGGCCTTTATCACAGGCTGGAACCTAATCCTCTCCTATGTAATAG GTACGGCCAGTGTGGCCAGGGCATGGAGCTCAACATTCGACAGTTTAGTTGAGCAAAAGATCTCTGACTTCTTTAAAGCCTCCATGACAATGGAGGTGCCAGGGCAGGTGCTGGCAAAGTACCCCGACCTGTTCGCCCTCATCCTGGTCCTGCTGCTCACTG GACTTCTGGCCTTTGGCGTGAACGAATCAGCACTGGTGAATAAGATCTTCACCGGCATCAATCTGGTGGTTCTGGGCTTTGTTATCATCTCTGGCTTTGTTAAGGGAGACACAGCCAACTGGAACCTGACTAAAGAAGACTATGAAAGCTTCATAAACGGCATCAACAGCACCAACGGCACCAACAGCAGCAGGCTTACTAA GGTCGAGGAGGAATTTGGCGTGGGTGGCTTTGCTCCATTTGGCCTGACTGGAATCCTGTCTGGTGCTGCCACCTGCTTCTACGCCTTTGTGGGCTTTGACTGCATCGCCACAACAA GCGAAGAAGCAAAGAACCCAATGCGTTCCATACCCGTTGGCATTGTTGCCTCGCTGCTGATCTGTTTTTTTGCCTATTTTGGTGTTTCTGCCGCTCTAACCCTCATGATGCCATACTATCAGCTAAACTCCCAGAGTCCTTTGCCTGAGGCCTTCAGCTATGTTGGCTGGGCTCCTGCCAGATACATTGTGGCTGTGGGCTCTCTCTGCGCTCTGTCCACCAG tctcctAGGCTCTATGTTCCCCATGCCCCGTGTTATCTACGCCATGGCGGAGGATGGACTGCTGTTCCGTATTCTGTCTAGGATCGACGCTCGCACAAAGACTCCTCTCCTGGCTACCATCGCTTCTGGCGTTGTTGCAG CTCTGATGGCATTCCTTTTTGACCTGGCAGCTCTGGTTGACCTCATGTCCATTGGAACTCTGTTGGCCTACTCTTTAGTGGCCATCTGTGTCCTCATCCTCAG GTACCAGCCAGGCAGCTTGACTTCCTCGAGCCAGATGGAGAAGCTGGTGGAGCTGGTGGAAGGGGAGAAGGTCGCCGTAAGGGGAGGGGACAGCGGTGACGAGTACGGCATGGAGACGGAAGAGAGACCACTCCGAGAGGCCTTCTCCGCCAAGCTGCTCTTCTGCCCAAGTGGAAAGAACCCGACGCAGACCTCCGGGAATATTGTCTATGCCACCACTGCTATTATTT CGGTTTTTATCACTGTTCTGTGCATCATCCTGGCCAACTGTCTCACAATGCTGCAGGCCGGGCATCCAGCAGTTGTGGTGCCCTGTGTCATCTTGACTCTGCTCTGTATCGTCTGTCTCATCATCATCTGCAGGCAGCCTGAAAGCAAAGAGGCTCTCAACTTCAAG GTCCCTCTGCTTCCCTGGTTGCcccttttcagtgtttttgttaacCTCTACCTCATGATGCAGCTGGACCGGGGTACATGGTGCCGATTTGCCGTCTGGATGCTTATCG GTTTCGCCATCTACTTCCTCTATGGTATTAGGAACAGCAGTGAAGCTGCCAAAAGGTCCTCCCCACGCAAATACGAGCCTGCGCTGCAGACCAAAAGCCCGATTTACAAGGGCGCTCCTAACGACAGTGACGTGGAAGTAGGCAGCAGCCCCTGA